Proteins encoded together in one Falco biarmicus isolate bFalBia1 chromosome 4, bFalBia1.pri, whole genome shotgun sequence window:
- the IL20RB gene encoding interleukin-20 receptor subunit beta, protein MWKKATRVSKMSLKHICFFLCALIAPNLTGILGEDALLPTPQNISILSTNMKHFLTWSPVIIQGETVRYSVEFQGEYEREYANESWIPICECSLITATVCNITEDISATVAYNLRVRADVDARRSEWGTLKGFFNRITTSLTPPLMKVIADGYHLLVELEDMGPAFQLRVLYWKKGQESRMQQKLVKEVSPVVHLDTMEAGPDYCVKAQTYVEAINRSSSFSQTQCVRAQGGTSMWLVTALISAGFAVAALALPFLTWKTSKIFQYSCCPLAVLPDTLQVPEPPTQLVLCGNEEAEQCDLMVRVVPSEEVLRLWIQETL, encoded by the exons gggAATTTTAGGTGAAGATGCTTTGTTGCCAACACCTCAGAATATCTCTATTCTTTCTACCAACATGAAACACTTCTTAACTTGGAGTCCTGTGATCATCCAGGGAGAAACTGTGAGATACTCTGTGGAGTTTCAGGG tgAATATGAACGCGAGTATGCCAATGAGAGCTGGATTCCGATCTGTGAATGTTCACTCATCACAGCCACAGTGTGTAACATCACAGAAGATATTTCAGCCACTGTGGCCTATAACCTGCGTGTAAGGGCAGATGTTGATGCTAGAAGATCAGAGTGGGGCACCCTGAAAGGTTTCTTCAATCGCATCACAA CTTCCCTGACCCCACCTCTGATGAAGGTCATAGCAGATGGGTATCATTTACTAGTGGAGCTGGAAGACATGGGGCCTGCTTTTCAGCTCCGTGTGCTCTACTGGAAGAAGGGCCAGGAGAGTAGG ATGCAACAGAAACTGGTGAAAGAGGTCAGCCCAGTTGTTCATCTGGACACCATGGAGGCAGGACCTGATTATTGTGTAAAAGCTCAGACGTATGTCGAGGCAATCAACAGAAGTAGCAGCTTCAGCCAGACACAGTGCGTGAGGGCACAAG GTGGGACATCCATGTGGCTGGTTACTGCCCTCAtctctgctggctttgctgtggCTGCTTTGGCCCTGCCTTTCCTTACCTGGAAAACAAGTAAAATCTTTCAGTATTCCTGCTGCCCTCTTGCAGTCCTGCCAGACACACTG CAAGTACCAGAGCCCCCCACCCAGCTGGTACTGTGCGGCAATGAAGAAGCTGAGCAATGTGATCTTATGGTGCGTGTGGTGCCCTCAGAAGAAGTTCTCCGACTGTGGATTCAAGAAACACTTTAG